GGGCTGCTCTCTCTGATGCCTTCCGTGAGGGCCCGCGGGCTCCCACCGACTTCGAATCCGCGACGGACGGCTGGTGACGTCCCGGGGCGGACATGGGGCGGACGGAGCGCGGGCGTCGAACGCCGGTGGACGTCCGTCCGCTCCGGGCGGCACGGAGACTCGACGGCTCGTGGCGGCGGCCGGCCTCCCGGTCAGGCGATGTCGTCCGGATGGCCGCCCGGGCCTGCTGACTCGTCGACGATCCGCCGCACGAGTGGCAGGGCGATCCGCAGCGCCGAGCCCAGGTCTCGCCGCTCCTCCTCCGAGAGCGCGGCCAGCCGGCGGACCAGCCTCGCGTTCCTCTCCCTTCTGCGCTCCGCCAGCACCTCACGCCCCGCGTCCGTGATGGCGACCAGCGTCACCCGCCCGTCGCCGGGGTCGCTGACCCGTGCGGCCAGTCCTTGGTTCTCCAGCCGCTGTACGAGCTGGGTCATCGACGGCTGAGCGACTCCTTCCGCCACCGCCAGCGCGGTCAGCCGGGTCGGCCCTTCCCGCTCCAGCCGACCCAGCGTGGAGGCGGTCGTGAAACTCATGCCGCGACGGTCCACCAGGCTCCGCGCCACGGCGCCCGCGACGTCGGCCAACGCTCCGGCGATCTCTTCCGGTTCCATCTCGTCCACCCCTCGATTCATATCACGTGCCTATATAGGTTCCCTATTAAAATCGGGTAAGACCGTCGCCGGCTCCCCGGTGAACGGTCACCGGACCTGTGGACAGGAGTCACGCTCTTCGTGCGGACTCGGTCCGTTCGAGAAGCGGACGCAAGCGCTTCGGGCCGGTCCATGTCGACCGACCGGACGCGGATCTGCGGGGCGAGGCTGTCGCGTCCCGTGCCCACGCCGCCCCACCGTCGGGCGCGTACTCGTCGTTGGAGGTGCGCAGGGTCGTGAGCCCTGACAACCAACGATCTTTCCCATGGTCGTAAATTGGTGGACGGCTCCCCGCCACGCCCGGCAAAGTGGCCGCCCGTGACGAGCAGTGAGCTATGGACCTCCGCGACCGCCGACCGCTACGACGCCGAGGAGAACGAGATGTCCTCGGCCGCTGTTCTCGGACCGACTCTCTCCTTCCTCGCCGAACTCGCCGGAGACGGCCGGGCACTGGAGTTCGCCATCGGAACCGGACGAGTGGGCGTCCCGCTCCGGGAACGTGGCGTGCCCGTTGTGGGAATCGAACTGTCCAAGCACATGGCAGCGGTCCTGCGGCGCAAGATCGACGAGGACATGCTCCCGGTCGTCGTCGGAGACATGGCCACGACCGTCATCCCCGGCGAGTTCACCCTGGTCTATCTCGTCTACAACACGATCACGAACCTGCTCACGCAGGACGAGCAGGTCGAGTGCTTCCGCAACGCCGCACGTCACCTGACGCCGGGCGGCCGATTCGTCATCGAGGTGGGCGTGCCGCCGCTGCGTTTCCTGCCGCCCGGGCAGGTCGCTGTGCCGTTCGACGTCTCCGAACGGCATATAGGGTTCGACACCTTCGACCTGGTGGAGCAGATCCTCGTCTCGCACCACCTCACCCGCGACGGCGACGACGGCCGCTACCGCCGCGGCAACTCCCGCCACCGGTACGCATGGCCGGCGGAGCTCGACCTGATGGCACGGATCGCGGGGCTCGAACTGGAACGGCGCGTCGCGGACTGGAACGGAGCGCCCTTCACCCAGGACTCCGCGAAGCACATCTCCGTGTGGCGCAAGCCGGCCTGAGGCTGCCCCTCCTGGTCCCGCCCATCGGCCAGGCCGGGCGCGGTGAAAAGAGCGACGGCGGTGGAGGCTTCCCGAGTCGTAGGTGCGTATCCACCTGGTTTCGCTCGACATAGTGCAGAGAAAGCTCCTGCAGGCAGCGGGCATGTCTTGGGCGGGTGAACCACCGGAACGAAACCCAGCGGGCAGGGGCCCGGTGGGCGCACCATGGTGCCCGAAGGCCACCTGCCTGTGGCTATTTACGCGTCGGAGTCGAGCTCAGCGAGGCACCGCATCTTCGGAGGCGGGCAGCGGTTCTGCGGTCTTCGGGGCCAGAGCGCGGATGGAGGGGGTGGCGACCATGACGAGGGTGGCGAGGAGGATGAGCGCGGCGGCCGCGTAGAGGGTGGCATGGAGGCCGAGGAGGAGTACGGCGGGTCCGGCGGTGAACTGGGCGAGCGGGAGCGCGAGGTACGAGCCGAGGTCGTCGTAGGCGTAGACGCGGGCAAGGCGGTCCTCGGGGATCTGCTCGTTGAGGGTCGCGTACCAGGCGACGCCGGCCTGCTCCACGCCCACGCCCGCCACGAAGTTGGCCACGACCAGCACCCAGGTGTACGGGGCGAGCGCGAGCAGCAGCGGGGTCATCGCCGTCAGGCCCACCAGCGCGCAGCCGACCAGGATCGCGCGCCGGGGCCGCCACCTCAGCGACAGTACGCCGCCGGCGACCGTGCCGAGCGAGGACGCGGCGACGGCCATGCCCCAGCCGGTTCGGCCGATCCCGGTGGTGTCGGCGACGGCCGGGCCGAGGACGGTGAACGTGGCGGTGATTCCGGCGTTGAGGAAGCAGAAGGCCACCACGATCACCCACACCCAGCTGCGGGAGGTGAACTCCCGCCAGCCCACGCGCAGTTCCTGCACCAGGCCGGGGCTGGGCCCGGGCGGCGCGACCCGAACGCGGACCAGCGCGAAGGACGCGGCGGCGAGCGCGAAGCTGAGCGCGTCGACGGCCAGGCCCCAGCCGGGGCCGACCGCGGCGACCAGTACGCCGCCCAGCGAGGCGCCCACGATCATCGCGCTGCTGCCCGCGATCCGGGAGAGCGCGAGGGCGGCGCGACGAGACTCGGCCGGCACGGTCTGGGGCAGCAGCGCTTGGGCGGCGGGCTGGTAGCAGGAACTCGACGCCCCGTTGACCGCGGCGAGCACCATGAGCAGGGGGATGGCGACGCTGTGGGTGAGGACCAGGGCGGCGATCACCGCCTGACTCGCGGCGCTGACCGCACTGCTGCCGACCAGCAGCGGACCGCGCGGCAGCCGGTCTGCCAACACCCCGCCGTACAGCAGGAAGAGGATGCTGGTGAGGGAGTGGGCGCCGACCACCAACCCGAGCGAGCCGACCGAGCCGGTGGCGTCGAGCACGGCGAAGGCCAGGGCGATCGGCGCCACTCCGTTGCCGAGCAGGTTGGCCGTCGTACCGATGAAGAGGTGACGGAACGGGCGGTGGCGCAGAGGCGCCAGGACGGCAGACATGCGCCTGATCGTCAGGACTGGGCGGCGCGCCCGTCAACGGGTTTTAGGGCGGCACGGCACCGGGCCAGGGGGCGGCTGCCCACTCCTTGGCAGCCTGGCCGACACCCTGGTCCACGCCAGCACCTGGGACCGGCTGCCGGCCCACGTCCAACAGCGTTCCGACGCCGTCGGTCCGTCGACTGGACCGTCGTATGCGTGGACTCCACGACCGTGCAGGCGCACCAGCACGCGGCCTGATCCGAAAAGGGGGTCCTGCCGGGCGAGGCGATCGGCCGGTCCGGCGGCGGGTTGACCCCGAAGATCCACCTCGCCTGCGACGGACAAGGCCGCCCGCGCGCCTTCACGATCTCGAAGCGCTGATGCTTCGGCAACGGTCCATACACCGCTGGGAACAGCGAAGCCATGACGGCCGGTGGGTGGCGAGCCGGACGTGGATCGTGGAGCACCCCGGGTGGTCGGCGGCGACCGTCTTCGCCCGCCCGCCGGTGCCGAACCAGGCCCAGCTCGGTGGGCAGCGCGACGCGGGTGTCGGTCTCGGCCACCGTCGGCGTGGTACCGACCAGCGGCGGTGAGGACGCCGCACCACCCGAGCCCACACGCGCCCCGCCCGCCGCCGCAGGTGATGGGCAGAGCGACCCGCACTTCGGTGCCGTGTGAGCCGGTGTCGAGGGTGGCCAGGCCGTCGATCCCTGTGGCCCGTTCGGCGACCGAGGCCAGGCCGGTCCCCGCGCCGGCGCGAGCGTCCGGGCCGATCCCGTCGTCACTGACGCTGGTGGTGAGTGTCAAGTCGACGCTGGGTGTCGGAACCAGCCAGGAAGTTCGAGAGGCGAGCGTTCGGGTGGACGAAGAGGGCTCAGGAGGGGCACGAGGGCGGCGGATCCCGGTCGCGCGCGGTTCAATGGCGGTCATGATGCGTAGAACGTCATCCACCGCCGTTGTCGTCGCGTTCGTGTTCGCCGCTCTCACGTCGTGTTCCTCGGACTCTTCCGACAAGACCCCGGCCGAGGGTCGGCCCGGTGGGTCCGGCTCAGGGGCAACGGCGTCGGGTCCCGGGCCGGCTCCCACGGAGACGGACACGCCATCGCCCGCGCCTACCGGGCCGTGCGCGGACGGGAGATGTGAGATCGAGGTCGCCGTGGGGGACGTCGTGACAGTGCCGGAAAAGTACGGGCTCGGGCCGATCGAGGTGACGGCGATCACCGGCGGCAAGGTCGAGATGGCTGCACCGCTGACGGGGTCCGGCTACAGCGTGTCGGGCTGTTCCGGTGGCGGCGGCGTGTCCTCGGAGGGCAACGGCGGCGTCCGGTTCAGCTGCGGCGAGGGGCCCGCCGCGACCATGAACGACGCCATGAGCCTGAAGGTCGTCGAGATCCTCGACACCGCCGCGATCCTCCGTATCGAACCCGTTGGGTGACGTCCCTGCTGGGCGGGCTCGAAGCTGAAGATGACGTCAGGGTTTGAGTACGTTTGTTCCCCTGGTGTGCCGGCGATCCAGTTCCGCGACCGGTGCACGCCGATCCGGGCTTGGCCGGCGCCGAGTCGGCCCGCCGCCTCAACGTGACTTGGTTGAGCATGCCGTCCGAGGTCTTCAGGGTGCCGGTGGTGGGGAGGTCGGATCCCCACACGACGCCCTTGACGTCAAAGAGCGAGGGAGGCTCGGTCACTCCGGTGATCTCGATGTAACGGAACCCGTGCTGGGTGAACGTGGGCTCGTAGGTCACCTTTCCGGACTCGGCGAAGACGTAGCGGTCGGTGACCTTGGCGCTGCGGAAGTTGTCGGTGTAGAGGGTGCCGTTCTTGTTGAGCACCTCCGCGTAGCGGATCTTGACCGGTGCTGTTCCAGGCTGAGCTGTCCCCTGAAGGTGTCGATGACGGCCTCGATCCACTGGCGGACACGGGCTACTTTGCCGACGCGGACCGGTTCGTCCTGAGCGGCAGGTCCCGTTGGAAGACGGCCATGGCGCGGCCGGGGCCGTTGTAGTCGTCGACGGTCTTCGTGTCGAAGCCGAGGCTGCGGTGGAAGGCGATCGAGCCGGTGTTCCCAACTGACGTGATCGCCTTCAACCTCCGAGCACCGTGACGTGCGGCTGCTTCGGCGAACGCCGTGTACAGACGACGCCCGAGACCGGTGCCACGGGCGTCATCGCGCGTGGCGATCAGATGCACGTACCCGGTGCCGTCCGGGGTGACGAACCCGAAGATGTACCCGCGGATTCCGTCCTCGGCCCGGGCAACCAAACAGGTGGAACCGAACTCCTGCACCAGGGCCAGAAGGTGCAGCGCCCGAAGGTCGCGTTCGCCCCAGTAGCGGGGGTGATCAGTCAGGACTTGGTGGAAGTCGGCCACCGCGGCCGGTGCGATGTGTATCCCCATGATGACGATCATGGCAGGCGCCCTGACCGGTACAGGCGAAGGTCCTCACGGGCAGGGGGCGTGGACCTGCGGATCGACAGGATCGAGGAGCACGTCCCCGCCGCCCGAGCGCAGGTCATCCCGGCCGCAAGGCATTCGTCTCCGTTGTCCGGCCCGGCCCGATGCACGACCAGGCGGCCGTACGTACCGAGGGCATCGCTGAACAGTTCCGCTGGCACCCGAAGGTCAAGGCGGAGGTCGACGAGCTTTACCGGGGCCTGGCCCACGAGTTCCCCGTCCAGGTCAGCGCCCCACCGCGAACCGGGCACCGAACTGGTACTCGCCCGCCAGGGCAAGGACGAGCGCGTAGCCCTGCCGTCGGAACACCAGCGGTGAGCAGACCTGTCCGATGGCCATGCCGGTGAAGGCACAGGTGAGTTGGGCCGCGGCCCCCAGCGCCAGGTCCGCGAGGCCGGGTGTGTGGGTTGCGAACATCAGCGGCAGCACCAGACCGGCAGCCGTCAGCAGCAGGCACCACACAGTGGCCGTCCCGACCGTCGCGAGCAGAACGCGTAGATGGCTGCCGGTGCTGACGCCGACGGGCCTCGGCGCGGCGGGCGAGTTCGGCGACCTGCGCGCTGAGGCGGTGGCGCAGCACCTCGTACGCGCCCGTGTCCACGTGGTCGTGCGTGCCGGTGTCATGGCCGGTCGTCATGGCATGCCTCTCGGGAAGTCGAGGAACACGGCCCGGAGCCGCCGTCCCCTGTGCGGCGGCTCCGGACCGAAGGGGCGGGTCAGGCGTGAACGACGCTGCCGTTCAGGGCGGTGAGCGGCTTGTCCGCCAGGCCCAGCTCGCCGGCCCGGTCGAGCAGCTGCTGGAGCTTGCCCCGAGTCAGCCCCGCCGGTCTTCATCAGCTTCAGCAGCAGCGCCGAGACGGTCAGGTTCTGTACGTCGGCCGTGGAGACCGAGCCGAGGATGCGGCCCAGGTCGTCGGTGAAGCTGGAGGTGCCGTCCAGCCAGGGCCGGGCCAGTGCCTGGGCGGTATCGGAGTGCTGGACGAACCCGTCGACGCTCTTGCCGAGCGCGATCGAGGACATCAGCCGGTCGAAGAAGACCGACCCGCCGCCGACGATGTTGATGTCGGCGTTCTCCAGACCGGTGGCGAGCACCGTTGCCTGTGCCTCGGCGACCTGCCGCTGCACGTCGAGCCCGGCGAGGCGGATCTCCTTGTCCGCCTGCACGCGCAGCCGGTACTCCTCGTGCCCCTGTGAGGCGTCGTCGAGTGCGGCCATGGCGGCGGCCTTCTGGGTCAGCCCCTCGGCTTCGGCCTTGAGCTTCTCGCCGATGGCCGCGGCCTCCGCCAGGGCCTGGGCCTGCGCGCCTTCCGCCTCGGCCCGGAGCCGGGCCTCGGTGGCGACGGCCTCCGCGCGGCCGGCCTTCTCGATGACGTCGGCTTCCTTGTCCCGGACCTGGAGGGCGGCGAGCCCTTCGGCGGCCGCCTCTGCCTGGGTGCCCTCGGCGAGGCGGCACTTGGCCTGCGCGTCGAGGTCGGCGGTCTTCAACCGGGCCTCGGCCAGCGTCAGTTCCTCGGCCGCGCGGTGCGTGGCGGCCTGTTCGGCGGCCTCGGCGGCCTTGATGTCCTTGACCAGCTTCTCCTGCGCCTCGGCTTCGGCGGCGATGATCACGGCCTGCCGCTGCCGCTCCGCCTCCTCCACGGCCCGCAGCCTCTTGATGGACTCCTCCTGCTCGGCGACCGTCCGGTCCACGGCGACGCGCTCGCGAATGACCTCGGCGATGTCCCGCTTCTCCGCCTCGACCTCCTTCTCGGCGGCGATCCGGGTCAGCTGCGTCTCGCTTTCCCGGCCGATGACTTCGAGGAGCCGGTCCTTCTCGATGCGCTCGTTCTCGATGGCGATGACCCGCTCACGGTTCTTCGCGGCGACGGCGACCTCGCGGGCCTGGTTCTCGCGCTGCACACCGAGTTTCTCCTCGGTGGCCAGGAAGGCACCCTGTGCCCGCAGCCGCTCCTCCTCCATCACCCGTGCCGTCTCGGCCTCTTCATCGGTGATCTTGCGGATGCCCTGGGCGTCGAGGACGTTGGCCGGGTCGAGCTGGGCGACCGGCGTCTGCTCCAGGTAGTCGATCCGGGTGCAGGGCCCGTACGAACAGGCAGGTCAGCCGCCACGCGACGGGCAGGGCCGCGATGGGCAGGACCATGCGCAGCAGCCCGGTGGCGGGACACGGCGGCGCGCACACGGCCAGCAGGAGGACGCTCCCTACACTCAGGAACCAGGCCACGGCC
This is a stretch of genomic DNA from Streptomyces hawaiiensis. It encodes these proteins:
- a CDS encoding MFS transporter; amino-acid sequence: MSAVLAPLRHRPFRHLFIGTTANLLGNGVAPIALAFAVLDATGSVGSLGLVVGAHSLTSILFLLYGGVLADRLPRGPLLVGSSAVSAASQAVIAALVLTHSVAIPLLMVLAAVNGASSSCYQPAAQALLPQTVPAESRRAALALSRIAGSSAMIVGASLGGVLVAAVGPGWGLAVDALSFALAAASFALVRVRVAPPGPSPGLVQELRVGWREFTSRSWVWVIVVAFCFLNAGITATFTVLGPAVADTTGIGRTGWGMAVAASSLGTVAGGVLSLRWRPRRAILVGCALVGLTAMTPLLLALAPYTWVLVVANFVAGVGVEQAGVAWYATLNEQIPEDRLARVYAYDDLGSYLALPLAQFTAGPAVLLLGLHATLYAAAALILLATLVMVATPSIRALAPKTAEPLPASEDAVPR
- a CDS encoding family 78 glycoside hydrolase catalytic domain — encoded protein: MLNKNGTLYTDNFRSAKVTDRYVFAESGKVTYEPTFTQHGFRYIEITGVTEPPSLFDVKGVVWGSDLPTTGTLKTSDGMLNQVTLRRRADSAPAKPGSACTGRGTGSPAHQGNKRTQTLTSSSASSPPSRDVTQRVRYGGSRRCRGSRRPSGSWRRSWSRRAPRRS
- a CDS encoding GNAT family N-acetyltransferase; this translates as MIVIMGIHIAPAAVADFHQVLTDHPRYWGERDLRALHLLALVQEFGSTCLVARAEDGIRGYIFGFVTPDGTGYVHLIATRDDARGTGLGRRLYTAFAEAAARHGARRLKAITSVGNTGSIAFHRSLGFDTKTVDDYNGPGRAMAVFQRDLPLRTNRSASAK
- a CDS encoding MarR family winged helix-turn-helix transcriptional regulator encodes the protein MEPEEIAGALADVAGAVARSLVDRRGMSFTTASTLGRLEREGPTRLTALAVAEGVAQPSMTQLVQRLENQGLAARVSDPGDGRVTLVAITDAGREVLAERRRERNARLVRRLAALSEEERRDLGSALRIALPLVRRIVDESAGPGGHPDDIA
- a CDS encoding class I SAM-dependent DNA methyltransferase; the protein is MTSSELWTSATADRYDAEENEMSSAAVLGPTLSFLAELAGDGRALEFAIGTGRVGVPLRERGVPVVGIELSKHMAAVLRRKIDEDMLPVVVGDMATTVIPGEFTLVYLVYNTITNLLTQDEQVECFRNAARHLTPGGRFVIEVGVPPLRFLPPGQVAVPFDVSERHIGFDTFDLVEQILVSHHLTRDGDDGRYRRGNSRHRYAWPAELDLMARIAGLELERRVADWNGAPFTQDSAKHISVWRKPA